The following coding sequences are from one Dreissena polymorpha isolate Duluth1 chromosome 8, UMN_Dpol_1.0, whole genome shotgun sequence window:
- the LOC127842931 gene encoding uncharacterized protein LOC127842931, whose amino-acid sequence MGFRVTDLFNSLDKDGNRVLDREEIRTGLRLANIPFSDEGIDMLINKLDKDKSGQIEYDELLMANQEYKKHHKDMLYAQKGEGATRVEDTPLWRIRTRLQKLMAEKMSDFASFKRITEQIAKHIQTVNDEIEAKREKISRERALRPRKVKSRPVSSQPVDNIRPAPKPNTDKRDDGEGSDEELKIAAMESTENVAVDDDLSETPPMRHLPPRARQMSIQLPVRLGASSRNTNTSDEGRKSGDMTRLKEDI is encoded by the exons ATGGGCTTCCGGGTGACGGACCTGTTTAACTCCCTTGACAAGGACGGCAACCGAGTGCTCGACAGAGAGGAGATACGAACAGGGCTGCGG CTGGCTAACATACCGTTCAGTGATGAAGGTATAGACATGCTGATCAACAAGCTCGACAAGGACAAGAGCGGCCAGATAGAGTACGA CGAGTTGCTGATGGCGAATCAGGAGTACAAGAAGCACCACAAAGACATGCTGTACGCGCAGAAAGGGGAAGGGGCCACGCGCGTGGAAGACACGCCCCTCTGGAGAATCAGGACACGCCTACAGAAACTCATGGCAGAGAAAATGTCAGACTTCGCGTCATTTAAAC GTATTACTGAACAAATTGCAAAGCACATCCAGACGGTCAACGACGAAATCGAAGCGAAACGCGAGAAAATCAGCCGCGAGAGGGCGCTGCGACCCCGCAAGGTCAAATCAAGGCCGGTATCGTCACAGCCCGTTGACAACATACGTCCGGCGCCAAAACCCAACACCGACAAGAGAGACGACGGCGAAGGATCCGACGAGGAACTAAAAATAGCCGCGATGGAGTCTACGGAAAATGTCGCCGTCGATGATGACCTATCCGAGACGCCGCCAATGCGTCATTTGCCACCGCGTGCGCGTCAGATGTCAATTCAACTTCCGGTGCGTTTAGGCGCTTCCTCGCGAAATACAAACACAAGTGACGAGGGTCGCAAAAGCGGCGACATGACCCGCTTGAAAGAGGACATTTAA